Part of the Streptomyces sp. NBC_01408 genome is shown below.
AGCCGGTGCGGAACCGCGACGGAGGGCCCGCCGGCGATCCGCTGGGCGTCGCCTGCCGTGAGCATCGGCGACAGCGTCAGGCACAGCTCGTCCAGCGCGTCGGCGGCCACGAACTGGCCCAGCAGCCGGGGCCCGCCCTCGGTGAGCTGGCGGCGCAGCCCCCGCCCGGCCAGCTCCCGTACCGCACGGGCCGGGTCCACGGCCGCACCGTCGCCCGCCACCACGACCTCGACCCCCGCCTTGACCGCCTCGGCCACCCGGTCGGAGGGCGCGGTGGCGCCGGTGACCACCAGGGTGGGCACCAGGGGGGAGGTGAACAGGGGCAGCGTGAAGTCCAGGTCCAGGCTCGCGGTGACCACCGCGACGGCGGGGGCGGGGCCCTGTCCGGCGGCCGCACGGCGGGCCGCGAAGGCCTCCCGGGCGCGGGCCGGGCGGTAGCCCTCCTGGCGAACCGTTTCCGCTCCGACGACCACCACATCGGCCAGCGCCCGCAGGGTGCCGAAGATCCGCATGTCGGTCTCGCCGGAGATCGGCTGCGAACGGCCGTCGTGCTGGGCCGCGCCGTCCAGGGTGGAGACCATGTTCGCCCGCAGCCAGGAGGCCCCGTCGTCCAGCACGGGATAGGCGTAGGCCTCGGCCAGCTCGTCCAGCGACCACTCCCGGTCGGCCTGGGCTGCTGATGTCTGATCGGTCACAGGGAACAGGCGTCGCATCCGGGCAGTGTGCCACGCCCCGTAGAGTTAAGAGCTGTGTCAACATCACTCTCCGCCCCCGGTGCCGCCCCCGGCCGGCCCCCGATAGCCGATGTGGGGCCCCAGGCCCTGTGCGCCCGCGAGCCCCGCGTGCCCGCCGAGCGGCTGGTGGCCGAGATGGTGCCGCCACCGCGCTTCGACTCCGTGCGCTTCGACACGTACGACCCGGACCCGACCCAGCCGAGCCAGACCGAGGCCGTCACCGTGCTGAGCGGTTTCGCCGCCGGGCTCGGCGGGGCGCACGCGAGCGGCGCCGGCAAGCGCCGCTGGTTCGCCCGGGCCCCGAAGAACACCGCCCCCGCAGGCCCCCGCGGGGTCTACCTCGACGGCGGCTACGGCGTCGGCAAGACCCACCTCCTCGCCTCGCTGTGGCACGCCACCCCGGCCGAGCCCGCGCTCAAGGCCTTCGGCACCTTCGTGGAGCTGACCAACCTGGTCGGCGCGCTGGGCTTCCAGCAGACCGTGCAGACCCTGGGCGGCCACCGGCTGCTGTGCATCGACGAGTTCGAGCTGGACGACCCGGGCGACACCGTGCTGGTCTCCAGCCTGCTCAGCCGCCTCGTCGAGCAGGGCGTGGCACTGGCCGCCACCTCCAACACGCTGCCCGGCAAGCTCGGCGAGGGCCGCTTCGCCTCCGCCGACTTCCTGCGGGAGATCCAGGGGCTCTCGGCGCACTTCCGGCCGCTGCGGATCGACGGCCAGGACTACCGCCACCGCGGCCTGCCCGAGGCGCCGGCCCCCTTCTCCGACGAGCAGGTGACCAAGGCCGCGTACGCGACCGAGGGCGCGAGCCTGGACGACTTCCCCGGCCTGCTGGAGCACCTGGCCCGGGTGCACCCGAGCCGCTACGGCGCGCTGACCGACGGGATAGCGGCGGTCTGCCTGACCGACGTCGGCCCGGTGCCGGACCAGTCCACGGCGCTGCGGCTGGTGGTGCTGGCCGACCGGCTGTACGACCGCGAGATCCCGGTACTGGCCTCCGGAGTGCCCTTCGACAGGCTGTTCAGCGAAGAGATGCTGAACGGCGGCTACCGGAAGAAGTACTTCCGCGCCATATCGCGGCTCACCGCGCTGGCGCGCGACGCGAAACCCCTGGTCTCCCAGTAGGTTTGGCACGGCCGGGCTCCTGCTGGCGCCCGGCCGTTCCCACTTCTGCGAAGGGATCCACCATGGCTGCCACACGCAACGCACATGCCGTCTGGGAAGGCGATCTGCTCGAGGGCAAGGGCGTCGTCACCCTCGACTCGTCCGGTCTCGGCAGTTACCCCGTCTCCTGGCCGGCGCGGACCGACGAGGCGGCGAACGGGCGGACCAGCCCGGAAGAGCTGATCGCCGCGGCGCACTCCAGCTGCTTCAACATGGCCTTCTCGAACGTCCTGGCTAAGGCGGGCAACCCGCCGGCCAAGCTGACCACCTCGGCCGCCGTCACCTTCGTACCCGGCAAGGGCATCACCGGCATCCACCTCACCACCGAGGGCGAGGTGCCCGGCCTGGACAGCGACGCCTTCGTCGCCGCCGCCGAGGACGCCAAGGCGAACTGCCCGGTCAGCCAGGCCCTCACCGGTACGACGATCACCCTGAGCGCGAAGCTCGTCTGACGGCTCCGGCTGGGCTCAAAGAGCCGGGGCTCCGCGCCTCAAACGCCGGCGGGGCTGGGTTGCCCTGCGGGCAACCCAGCCCCGCCAGGCACTTTCAGCCTCGCCGGCGTTTGAGGCGCGGGGTCCGGGGCGGAGCCCCGGGGCGGCCGGCAGGCCGCTGCCCCCGGAGCCGAGCCCCCGCAGGGACCCGGCAGGGCCAGTAGGGGGAACCCCGGCGAGGGAACGCCCGCCGCAGGCGGCCCGGTGTGGTACCACGGGCCGATGTCCGTCCCCCGACGCAGCCTGCTCGCCGCAGGCACCATCGCCTTCAGCGGAGCGCTCGGCGCCCTCTTCGCCGGCAGCCCCAGTGCCGCCCGGCCGACCCGGGGGTACGGGGCCCTCGTACCCGATCCGCGCGGGCTGCTCGACCTGCCGGCCGGGTTCTCCTACCGGGTGCTCTCGCGGGCGGGCGATCCGCTCCGCTCCGGCGAGGGAACCGTTCCGGCCAACTGTGACGGCATGGCCGCCTTCGGCGCCGGCGCAGGCCGGGTGCGCCTGGTCCGCAACCACGAGAACCGCACCACCGCCGCACTGCGCGTCCCCGCCGTCGCGGGTCTGACGTACGACCCCGAGGCCCTCGGCGGCTGCACGGTCCTCGACCTCGGCCCGGACGGCCGGGTCACCGGCGAGCGCGTCGCGCTCGCCGGTACCGCCGTCAACTGCGCGGGCGGCCGGACCCCCTGGAACACCTGGCTGAGCTGCGAGGAGACCGAGGACCGGGCGGGCGCCTCCGGCTACGCGCTGGACCACGGCTACGTCTTCGAGGTGCACCCCGCGGATCCGCACCGCTCCGGCGCCGTCCCGCTCACCGCCCTGGGCCGCTTCGCGCACGAGGCGGTCGCCGTGGACCCGTACCGCGGGGTCGTCTACGAGACCGAGGACGCCTTCGTCGAGCCCTTCGGGCTGTTCTACCGGTTCCTGCCGCGGCGCCCGCTGGGCGGGCCCGGCTCGCTGCGGGCGGGCGGCGCCCTGGAGGCCCTGCGCGTGCCCGGGGTCGCGGACCTGGCGGCGGTGGACGAGCCCGGGGCCGAGTTCCCGGTCGAGTGGGTGCCCGTACCGGATCCCTCGGCGGCCGGGACCCCGATCCGGCTCCAGGACTTCGGGCCGGGCGGGATCACCCACGCCCAGAAGCTGGAGGGCTGCTACTGGGGCGGGGGCCGCGTGCACTTCGTCTCCAGCTACGCCCGCAGCAGCGAGGGCGCGGCCGCCGACCACCACGGGCAGGTGTGGTCCTACGACCCGCGCCGCGCCAGGCTCCGGCTCGACGTGCGCTTCGGCCCGGCCGCCGACGTCCAGCTGCCCGGGGACTCCCCCGACAACATCTGCCTGGCGCCGGACGGCGGGCTGATGGTCTGTGAGGACGGCGGGGGCGCGCAGTACGTCTTCGGGGTGACTCCGGGCGGCGAGGTCTACCCGATGGCCCGCAACGCCGAGGACATCGGGCGGCCGGGGGCCCCGGAGTGGGGCGAGTTCGCCGGGGTCACCTTCTCGCCCGACGGGCGGACGATGTACGTCAACGCCTACACCCCGGGTACCACCTTCGCGGTGACCGGCCCCTGGCACTGACCCGCACCGGCACCCTGCGGACCGGCCCCGGTCAGTGCTTCCGGTTCCGTTCGAGGAAGTCGCCGATGAGCGTCGCCCACTCCTGCGGGCGCTCTGCGAACGGCAGGTGTCCGGTCCGGAGTTCGGCGACCTCGGCGGCGGGGACGGCGGCGGCGAGCTCCCGCTGGAGGCTCGGGGAGATGAGCGGGTCGGCGGTGGTGACGACGACGAGCGTCGGCACCGCGATACCGGCGAGGTCGCCGCGGACGTCGGCCCTGCGGACCAGGTCGACCTGGTCCGCGGTGCCGACGGGGAGGAGGGGCGCGAGCTGCTCGGCGGCGGCATGGACCTCGGCCGGGGTGAGGGAGTTCAGGACCGGTTCGCTCAGCGCCATCAGGTTCACGTACTGGGCGAGCACGGTGTGCTGACCGGACTCGAAGAGCTGGTGCCAGATGGAGGCGGCGAGGGAGGTGCGGGTGTCGGCGTACGCGAACGTGGCACTCAGCACGAGTGAGGTGACCCGTTCCGGGTGACGCGCGGCGAGGCGGATCGCGACGGGTCCGCCCAGCGAGTACCCGCTGACCGCGAAGGTGTCGAGCCCTTCGGCGTCGGCCGCCGCCACCAGCTGATCCACGAGCTCGTCGATCTCCAGGGGCCCCTGGGCCTTCGGGGTGGCGCCGGCGCCGGGGTAGTCGACCCCGACGACGGTGTGCCGTGCGGCGAGCCCCTCCATGATCGGTCCGTAGTTGGCCTCGATGCCGCCGCCCGCACCGTGGGCGAGGAGGAGGCCGGGTCCGGCGCCGCGGACGGTGCGGGCGAAGGCGGCGGGCGTGGTCGTGGTCATCGGAGTTCCCTCTCGTGGGTTCGGCTGGCCATCACTCAGCTTTAGCGGTCACTAAAGCTGAGTGATGGGCCGACCCTAACAGAGCTTCTTTAGCGATCGCTATGGGTTAGCGGTAAACTGCGGCCATGAGCAGCGGACACACCCCGGCCGCGTCCGGACCCAAGCGGAGCCGACGCGCCTTCGACCGCGACAAGGCCCTGGCCGCGGCCCTGCGGGAGTTCTGGACCCACGGCTACGAGACGACGTCGGTCGCCTCGCTCACCGCGGCGATGGGGATCAACCCGCCGAGCCTGTACGCCGCCTTCGGCGACAAGCGGCAGCTGTTCGACGAGGCCGTGCGGCTCTACGTACGCACGCACGGAGCCCCGCCGCCCCCGGGCCCGGAAGCCCGCACGGACATCGCCGCGATGCTGCGGCACCTCGCCGCCGACTACACCGACCCGAGTCACCCGCCGGGCTGCCTCATCATCACGGCGGCCACCAACTGCGGCCCCGGCTCGCAGGACGTGAAGGCCGAGCTGCGCGAAATGCGCGAGGCAACCAAGGCCTCGATCGCCAACCGCATCCGCGCCGACATCGACGCGGGCCTGCTACCCGCGCACGTGGACGCCGACGGACTGGCGGCCTTCTACGCCGCGGTCATCCAGGGGATGAGCCAGCAGGCGTGCGACGGGGCGGGGCGGGAAGCTCTGGATCGCGTGGTCGACGCGGCTATGGCGGCGTGGCCTCAGGCCCCGCACAAGCCGGCGCCGGCGCCCGTTCCGGATGCCGCGTAAGCCCTCGCGCCGCGCCGCGCCGCCCGAAGGCTGACTTCGACGTGGAGGAGTGCCGCATCCATCTTCTTTCCACATAGTCATATATTTTGCGTACGTGACCATCTCTGTACGCAAAGTAGCGGCCGCGGCCGCTCTCAGTGCCGCCCTCGGTGCCGCCCTCGCCGGATGCGGAGGCGGCAACGGCACCTCGGAGGGCGGCCGAGAGGCCCGGCTGGGCGACTCCCCCGGGACCGCCCCCTCCTCTTCCGCCCCGGCCTCCCCCGACGCCCCCGCCGCCGCGGAGCCGAACGCCCCGGTCGGCCCGCTGCCGGGCGCACCGGGCAAGGCCCCGACGATGGCGCCCGGCCCGAACGGCCTGACCCCGGTCTTCGAGCGGGCGAAGCAGACCGGTGACAAGACCGTGGCGCTGACCTTCGACGCCGATATGACCTCCGATCAGGGGCCGCGCGCCGCGGCCGGGGAGCGCTTCGACAACCCGCAGCTGATCGCGACCCTGCGGGGGCTCAAGGTGCCCTCGACGATCTTCATGACGGGCCGCTGGGCCGAGGAGTACCCGGACCAGGCGAAGTCCATCGGCACCGACCCGAACTTCGAGATCGCGAACCACTCCTACAGCCACCACGCCTTCAAGTCCCCCTGCTACGGACTGCCCGCGCTCGACGGCGAGGCCGCCCGGGCCGACGTGGACCGGGCCTTCGCCGCCTTCCGGAAGGCGGGCGCGCTGAACACCGTCCCGTACTTCCGCTTCCCCGGCGGCTGCTACGACGACCAGGCGCTGCGGGCCCTGTCCCCGGCGAAGGTCACGGCCGTCCAGTGGGACGTGGTCAGCGGGGACGCGTTCGCGAAGGACCCGGACGCGGTGGCCGAGCAGGTGCTCGCCGGGGTGAAGCCCGGCTCTGTGGTGGTCATGCACTGCACGCGCAGCGCCGCCCCGGTCACCGAGGAGGCGATCCAGAAGATCGTCCCCGAGCTGCGCAGGCGCGGCTACCGGTTCGTGAAGGTCTCCGAGCTGATCGGCAAGTGAGCGCGGCGGCTCAGCCGGAGCAGGCCGTGCGCTGCGCGTCCTGCCACTCGCACACCGGGCACAGCACCACGCCCGGGGTCGCGACCCCGTACTCGGTGGGCTTGCCGCACTCCAGGCAGTCCGCATACGGCGGCCCGGCCACCCGCCCGGCCGGGGCCGCCGGGGCGGGGCAGTACGACGGGCTCTCGTCCAGCTGGTCCATATGTACGAGGGTACTCACCCGCGCCGCGGCGGGGTGCTGCCCGGGGATGAGGTGGCGTCAGACGCGCATGGCCTGCGGGGTCTCGCGCAGTGCCGCGTCGGGACCCGGGTACTCGCGGATCACCTCGTACCGCGTGTTGCGCTCCACCGGACGGAAGCCCGCGTCCCGGATCAGCTCCAGCAGGTCGTCCCGGCCCAGCTTGTCCGGCGTGCCGTAGTTGTCCGCGTCATGCGTGATCTTGTACTCGACCACCGAGCCGTCCATGTCGTCCGCCCCGTACTGCAACGCCAGCTGAGCCGTCTGCACCCCGTGCATCACCCAGAACACCTTCACGTGCGGCACGTTGTCGAACAGCAGCCGCGACACCGCGAACGTCTTCAGCGCCTCCGCACCCGTCGCCATCGACGTCCGCGCCTGAAGCTTGTTACGGACCTTCCCGTCCTTCATGTCCACGAAGTCGTGCTGGTACCGCAGCGGGATGAACACCTGGAACCCGCCCGTCTCGTCCTGCAGCTCACGCAGCCGCAGCACATGATCCACCCGGTGCCGCGGCTCCTCGATGTGCCCGTACAGCATCGTCGCCGGAGTCTTGATCCCCTTCGAGTGCGCCAGCCGGTGGATCCGCGACCAGTCCTCCCAATGGGTCCGGTGATCCACGATGTGCTGACGCACCTCCCAGTCGAAGATCTCCGCACCACCGCCC
Proteins encoded:
- a CDS encoding TetR/AcrR family transcriptional regulator, with the protein product MSSGHTPAASGPKRSRRAFDRDKALAAALREFWTHGYETTSVASLTAAMGINPPSLYAAFGDKRQLFDEAVRLYVRTHGAPPPPGPEARTDIAAMLRHLAADYTDPSHPPGCLIITAATNCGPGSQDVKAELREMREATKASIANRIRADIDAGLLPAHVDADGLAAFYAAVIQGMSQQACDGAGREALDRVVDAAMAAWPQAPHKPAPAPVPDAA
- a CDS encoding alpha/beta fold hydrolase, translated to MTTTTPAAFARTVRGAGPGLLLAHGAGGGIEANYGPIMEGLAARHTVVGVDYPGAGATPKAQGPLEIDELVDQLVAAADAEGLDTFAVSGYSLGGPVAIRLAARHPERVTSLVLSATFAYADTRTSLAASIWHQLFESGQHTVLAQYVNLMALSEPVLNSLTPAEVHAAAEQLAPLLPVGTADQVDLVRRADVRGDLAGIAVPTLVVVTTADPLISPSLQRELAAAVPAAEVAELRTGHLPFAERPQEWATLIGDFLERNRKH
- the mqnE gene encoding aminofutalosine synthase MqnE; the encoded protein is MDAGLKRELEEKVRSGERLTREDGVALYESDDLAWLGGLAHEVRTRKNGDVVHFNVNRHLNMTNVCTASCAYCSFQRKPGEKDAYTMRIEEAVRLAKAMENENLTELHIVNGLHPNLPWRYYPRSLSELKKALPDVSLKAFTATEIHHFETISGMSASEILDELIEAGLESLTGGGAEIFDWEVRQHIVDHRTHWEDWSRIHRLAHSKGIKTPATMLYGHIEEPRHRVDHVLRLRELQDETGGFQVFIPLRYQHDFVDMKDGKVRNKLQARTSMATGAEALKTFAVSRLLFDNVPHVKVFWVMHGVQTAQLALQYGADDMDGSVVEYKITHDADNYGTPDKLGRDDLLELIRDAGFRPVERNTRYEVIREYPGPDAALRETPQAMRV
- the zapE gene encoding cell division protein ZapE, whose product is MSTSLSAPGAAPGRPPIADVGPQALCAREPRVPAERLVAEMVPPPRFDSVRFDTYDPDPTQPSQTEAVTVLSGFAAGLGGAHASGAGKRRWFARAPKNTAPAGPRGVYLDGGYGVGKTHLLASLWHATPAEPALKAFGTFVELTNLVGALGFQQTVQTLGGHRLLCIDEFELDDPGDTVLVSSLLSRLVEQGVALAATSNTLPGKLGEGRFASADFLREIQGLSAHFRPLRIDGQDYRHRGLPEAPAPFSDEQVTKAAYATEGASLDDFPGLLEHLARVHPSRYGALTDGIAAVCLTDVGPVPDQSTALRLVVLADRLYDREIPVLASGVPFDRLFSEEMLNGGYRKKYFRAISRLTALARDAKPLVSQ
- a CDS encoding OsmC family protein encodes the protein MAATRNAHAVWEGDLLEGKGVVTLDSSGLGSYPVSWPARTDEAANGRTSPEELIAAAHSSCFNMAFSNVLAKAGNPPAKLTTSAAVTFVPGKGITGIHLTTEGEVPGLDSDAFVAAAEDAKANCPVSQALTGTTITLSAKLV
- a CDS encoding alkaline phosphatase PhoX — its product is MSVPRRSLLAAGTIAFSGALGALFAGSPSAARPTRGYGALVPDPRGLLDLPAGFSYRVLSRAGDPLRSGEGTVPANCDGMAAFGAGAGRVRLVRNHENRTTAALRVPAVAGLTYDPEALGGCTVLDLGPDGRVTGERVALAGTAVNCAGGRTPWNTWLSCEETEDRAGASGYALDHGYVFEVHPADPHRSGAVPLTALGRFAHEAVAVDPYRGVVYETEDAFVEPFGLFYRFLPRRPLGGPGSLRAGGALEALRVPGVADLAAVDEPGAEFPVEWVPVPDPSAAGTPIRLQDFGPGGITHAQKLEGCYWGGGRVHFVSSYARSSEGAAADHHGQVWSYDPRRARLRLDVRFGPAADVQLPGDSPDNICLAPDGGLMVCEDGGGAQYVFGVTPGGEVYPMARNAEDIGRPGAPEWGEFAGVTFSPDGRTMYVNAYTPGTTFAVTGPWH
- a CDS encoding polysaccharide deacetylase family protein gives rise to the protein MTISVRKVAAAAALSAALGAALAGCGGGNGTSEGGREARLGDSPGTAPSSSAPASPDAPAAAEPNAPVGPLPGAPGKAPTMAPGPNGLTPVFERAKQTGDKTVALTFDADMTSDQGPRAAAGERFDNPQLIATLRGLKVPSTIFMTGRWAEEYPDQAKSIGTDPNFEIANHSYSHHAFKSPCYGLPALDGEAARADVDRAFAAFRKAGALNTVPYFRFPGGCYDDQALRALSPAKVTAVQWDVVSGDAFAKDPDAVAEQVLAGVKPGSVVVMHCTRSAAPVTEEAIQKIVPELRRRGYRFVKVSELIGK
- a CDS encoding pyrimidine reductase family protein, whose product is MRRLFPVTDQTSAAQADREWSLDELAEAYAYPVLDDGASWLRANMVSTLDGAAQHDGRSQPISGETDMRIFGTLRALADVVVVGAETVRQEGYRPARAREAFAARRAAAGQGPAPAVAVVTASLDLDFTLPLFTSPLVPTLVVTGATAPSDRVAEAVKAGVEVVVAGDGAAVDPARAVRELAGRGLRRQLTEGGPRLLGQFVAADALDELCLTLSPMLTAGDAQRIAGGPSVAVPHRLAPACVLEEAGFLFTSYRRI